A window of Mytilus edulis chromosome 10, xbMytEdul2.2, whole genome shotgun sequence contains these coding sequences:
- the LOC139492631 gene encoding uncharacterized protein, with the protein MDRQRMEMKNYGLLIHNHILKLRMLLNRHRHKRIDHRVRTVWVRDWIGRRSQFGFYAQLLDELRCEDTVSFKNFLRVDPTMFQEIVNRLTPRLQKKDTWYRKALPVGLKVAITLRYLATGDSYHSLMYLFRVPHNTISNRVVQVCEAIISEYAEDVINTPTEEAGWLAISQEFSDMWQFHHVLGALDEKHVAIKCPAGGGSKYYNIKDSIL; encoded by the coding sequence ATGGACAGACAACGgatggaaatgaaaaattatggaTTATTGATACACaatcatattttgaaattgagaATGTTGTTAAACAGACACAGACATAAACGAATAGATCACAGAGTGCGCACGGTATGGGTAAGGGATTGGATAGGTAGAAGATCTCAGTTTGGTTTTTATGCACAGCTGTTGGATGAATTGAGATGTGAAGACACCGTTTCTTTCAAAAACTTTTTGAGAGTTGATCCAACCATGTTTCAGGAAATTGTTAATAGATTAACACCAAGGCTACAAAAGAAAGACACGTGGTACCGAAAGGCATTGCCAGTTGGTCTTAAAGTAGCAATAACCCTTCGATATCTAGCCACAGGAGACAGTTATCATTCACTTATGTATTTATTTAGAGTGCCGCACAACACGATATCCAATCGTGTAGTACAAGTTTGTGAAGCAATTATTTCCGAGTATGCTGAAGATGTTATCAACACACCTACGGAAGAAGCTGGATGGCTAGCCATTTCGCAAGAATTTAGTGATATGTGGCAGTTTCATCATGTGCTAGGTGCACTAGATGAGAAACACGTTGCTATCAAATGTCCGGCTGGTGGTGGTTCTAAATACTATAATATAAAGGATTCCATTCTATAG
- the LOC139492632 gene encoding uncharacterized protein, which translates to MFRLCLNISAERETQGKYGTDACVDSPSEHEDEGESKEDDERRSQCNLEETSSTIDIPSPIVTTKTKKKYQKMQSPVEKDIQEAIKQSSELQKQVQAKLASHADMTPERQNWGHWMVSILPGIDDRLWGRFKRESMDLLDRFQNESKELRSRDKQRLQQLQGFTGQQSALDVPMGSFCNQSSNVGYLPAWQQQYQLPGQDVAFLQNRSKTQADIEPIRAHSAPPVTCAQDITTSSIASVIMQSDSMNVDSPSSSLFSL; encoded by the exons ATGTTCCGATTATGTCTGAATATTTCAGCTGAAAGGGAAACTCAAGGCAAATACGGAACAGATGCTTGCGTCGATTCTCCCAGTGAACATGAGGACGAAGGGGAAAGTAAAGAAGACGATGAAAGAAG atcgCAATGTAATCTTGAGGAGACGTCCAGCACAATAGATATTCCCTCTCCTATagttacaacaaaaacaaaaaagaaataccaGAAGATGCAATCTCCAGTTGAAAAAGACATCCAGGAAGCAATAAAACAGTCTTCTGAATTACAGAAACAAGTGCAGGCTAAGCTGGCTAGTCACGCGGACATGACACCCGAAAGGCAGAACTGGGGACATTGGATGGTCAGCATTCTTCCAGGTATTGACGACAGATTGTGGGGGAG GTTTAAAAGAGAGAGTATGGATCTATTGGATAGATTTCAAAATGAAAGTAAGGAGCTACGCAGCCGTGATAAACAACGTCTTCAGCAACTGCAG ggaTTCACTGGTCAACAATCTGCATTGGATGTTCCCATGGGCAGCTTCTGTAATCAATCAAGTAATGTTGGGTACCTACCTGCATGGCAGCAGCAATATCAGCTACCTGGACAGGACGTCGCCTTTCTGCAAAACCGGTCTAAAACTCAAGCAGACATTGAACCTATAAGAGCACATTCTGCTCCACCTGTTACATGCGCACAAGATATTACAACATCAAGTATTGCCAGTGTAATAATGCAATCGGATTCAATGAACGTTGATTCACCCTCATCGTCACTTTTCTCATTATAA
- the LOC139492633 gene encoding uncharacterized protein, translating into MRTRGRGRGRIVSVAPETETTNTQETNEQTQNSDTEQPANTNKEKRKRSKPLEIPQEKQDELADWYRENEPLYNKAHYQYKDTALKNTRWQAKANELGVEDWKTLRTWVESMRSQLGRLTREGNKSGSGRKDDTQRDKWIKEKFGFLGPHIARIETRGGINVCNTVFYYLIFQFTFFTFYCYFLC; encoded by the exons ATGAGGACCAGAGGCAGAGGAAGGGGCCGCATAGTTAGTGTGGCGCCTGAGACTGAAACAActaatacacaagaaacaaatGAGCAAACACAAAATAGTGATACTGAACAGCCAGCTAATACCAATAAAGAGAAGCGCAAAAGAAGCAAGCCATTAGAAATACCACAAGAAAAGCAGGATGAGTTGGCAGATTGGTATAGAGAAAACGAACCTCTATACAAcaaag CTCATTATCAGTACAAAGATACTGCTCTCAAAAATACACGATGGCAAGCAAAAGCTAATGAGCTAGGGGTAGAGGATTGGAAGACTCTCAGGACATGGGTTGAGTCAATGAGATCTCAGCTCGGAAGACTGACACGAGAAGGCAATAAATCTGGTTCAGGCAGAAAAGATGATACTCAAAGAGACAAATGGATCAAAGAAAAATTTGGCTTCTTGGGTCCACATATTGCCAGAATAGAAACCAGAGGAGGAATAAACGTGTGCAATACAGTTTTCTATTACTTAATATTTCAGTTcactttttttaccttttattgttATTTCCTTTGTTGA